A region of Streptomyces sp. R44 DNA encodes the following proteins:
- a CDS encoding DUF2165 domain-containing protein produces MAQAHRPTGTNSDDRAPGTGTGTGTATRRNWLLRLGAPPVAAAALTATVALSMTSVAFGNITDFGTNQQFVQHVLSMDTTFKDPDLMWRAIESPALQNAAYVAVIVWETLAALVLLAATWFWVTGLRHDVYERARAASTVGLAMVLLLFGAGFLAIGGEWFAMWQSSDWNGLDAAARNVALAAFTLLVVHLPGVRRADAERT; encoded by the coding sequence ATGGCACAGGCCCATCGGCCGACCGGCACCAACTCCGACGACCGTGCCCCAGGGACGGGAACGGGAACGGGAACGGCCACCCGGCGGAACTGGCTTCTCCGGCTGGGCGCGCCGCCCGTCGCGGCGGCCGCGCTGACGGCGACCGTCGCGCTCTCCATGACCTCGGTCGCCTTCGGGAACATCACGGACTTCGGGACGAACCAGCAGTTCGTCCAGCACGTCCTGAGCATGGACACCACGTTCAAGGACCCCGACCTGATGTGGCGTGCGATCGAATCCCCCGCCCTGCAGAACGCCGCCTACGTGGCCGTCATCGTCTGGGAGACACTGGCCGCGCTGGTCCTCCTCGCCGCTACCTGGTTCTGGGTCACGGGACTGCGTCATGACGTGTACGAGCGCGCCCGGGCGGCAAGCACCGTGGGCCTGGCGATGGTGCTGCTCCTCTTCGGAGCGGGCTTCCTGGCGATCGGCGGCGAGTGGTTCGCCATGTGGCAGTCGTCCGACTGGAACGGTCTGGACGCCGCGGCCCGCAACGTCGCCCTGGCCGCCTTCACGCTCCTCGTGGTGCACCTGCCCGGTGTTCGCCGGGCGGATGCCGAACGGACCTGA
- a CDS encoding D-Ala-D-Ala carboxypeptidase family metallohydrolase, whose amino-acid sequence MTSDLSRRSLLRYGAGAVAATGLAVGTGLALAGPAAAYSWPSQLSQGSSGDAVKELQIRIAGWAAGSAQQTYVSVDGAFGPGTEAALRRFQAAYGLTVDGVAGAQTFSRLNALESSDGSTAHFDFSEFESKDGSGFSGGKVSATTVKENVRRNMYKLEALRKKCGDLAVTVNSGFRSISHNASVGGAANSMHLYGIAADVAVSGLSTKTIYQKAETCGYSGLETYTVSWQHVDSRVEYPYGSQSWWWQDGVA is encoded by the coding sequence ATGACATCCGACCTCTCCCGACGCTCGCTGCTACGCTACGGTGCCGGCGCGGTGGCCGCCACCGGTCTGGCCGTCGGCACCGGCCTGGCCCTCGCCGGTCCGGCCGCCGCCTACAGCTGGCCCTCACAGCTCTCCCAGGGCTCCAGCGGTGACGCCGTCAAGGAGCTCCAGATACGGATCGCCGGCTGGGCCGCCGGCTCGGCCCAGCAGACCTACGTCTCCGTGGACGGCGCCTTCGGTCCCGGCACCGAGGCCGCGCTGCGCCGGTTCCAGGCCGCGTACGGGCTCACCGTGGACGGTGTGGCGGGGGCGCAGACGTTCAGCCGGCTCAACGCCCTGGAGAGCTCCGACGGATCGACCGCGCACTTCGACTTCTCCGAGTTCGAGAGCAAGGACGGCTCCGGCTTCTCGGGTGGCAAGGTGAGCGCCACGACCGTCAAGGAGAACGTGCGCCGCAACATGTACAAGCTGGAGGCGCTGCGCAAGAAGTGCGGCGACCTGGCCGTCACGGTCAACTCCGGATTCCGCAGCATCTCCCACAACGCATCGGTGGGTGGTGCCGCCAACTCCATGCACCTGTACGGAATCGCCGCGGATGTCGCCGTCTCCGGCCTGTCCACGAAGACCATCTACCAGAAGGCCGAGACCTGCGGGTACTCGGGCCTGGAGACCTACACGGTCTCGTGGCAGCACGTCGACTCCCGGGTCGAGTACCCCTACGGGTCGCAGTCCTGGTGGTGGCAGGACGGCGTGGCCTGA
- a CDS encoding PP2C family protein-serine/threonine phosphatase — MIESGRPWLRRSHGYGRLVRLSPVILTVVIASLAYATPPELAFSRLLPAAPALAASMWPVLPTVLLGTVCLLLMIGLSLVFPDLGTWWTCGGIIAVTVAAAYGSHVRLQRERTLFQVRLVADAAQQVVLRPLPHRFRNVEIESLYLAAAAEARIGGDFYEVMDTPYGVRLLIGDVRGKGLPAVGAAAAIVNAFREAAHGEASMADVARRLDASCARHNAAHPPEAPMERFATALLVEIPHQGSHITIVNCGHPPPLIHGFKDVRILEPSVPSPLLSLAELIGDEYRADAFGFAPGELLLLYTDGIAETRARDGEFFPLTAWMRRQPPTPPRDLLTALHHDLLRHSRGSLDDDIAALAVRLDTP, encoded by the coding sequence ATGATCGAGTCCGGACGGCCGTGGCTCCGTCGGAGCCACGGCTACGGCAGGCTCGTGCGGCTGTCGCCGGTGATTCTGACCGTCGTGATCGCCAGCCTGGCCTACGCCACTCCGCCGGAGCTGGCCTTCAGCCGCCTCCTGCCCGCGGCGCCGGCCCTGGCCGCCTCCATGTGGCCGGTCCTCCCGACCGTCCTCCTCGGGACCGTCTGCCTGCTGCTGATGATCGGCCTCAGCCTGGTCTTCCCCGATCTCGGTACGTGGTGGACGTGCGGGGGGATCATCGCGGTCACCGTGGCCGCCGCGTACGGAAGCCATGTCCGGCTCCAACGGGAGCGCACGCTGTTTCAGGTACGGCTCGTCGCCGACGCGGCCCAGCAGGTGGTGCTGCGGCCCCTGCCGCACCGTTTCCGGAACGTCGAGATCGAATCGCTGTACCTCGCGGCCGCCGCGGAGGCCCGCATCGGCGGGGACTTCTACGAGGTGATGGACACGCCGTACGGGGTACGGCTGCTCATCGGCGACGTACGGGGCAAAGGCCTGCCGGCGGTGGGGGCCGCCGCGGCGATCGTCAACGCCTTCCGGGAGGCCGCGCACGGCGAGGCCTCCATGGCCGACGTCGCCCGCAGGCTCGACGCCAGCTGTGCCCGGCACAACGCCGCCCATCCTCCCGAGGCACCGATGGAACGCTTCGCCACCGCGCTGCTCGTCGAGATCCCGCATCAGGGCAGCCACATCACCATCGTGAACTGCGGACATCCCCCGCCCTTGATCCACGGCTTCAAGGACGTGCGCATCCTCGAACCGTCCGTCCCCTCGCCTCTGCTCAGCCTCGCGGAACTGATCGGCGACGAGTACCGTGCGGACGCCTTCGGCTTCGCGCCCGGCGAACTTCTCCTCCTCTATACGGACGGGATCGCCGAAACCCGCGCCCGGGACGGCGAGTTCTTCCCGTTGACAGCGTGGATGCGCCGACAGCCCCCCACACCTCCCCGTGATCTGCTCACGGCGCTGCACCACGACCTGCTCCGTCACAGCAGAGGAAGCCTCGACGACGACATCGCCGCCTTGGCCGTGCGCCTGGACACGCCATGA
- a CDS encoding family 20 glycosylhydrolase translates to MRLLRLFSCGVLTALVALVLTVSVSAGPVAAKPAANPKPLTIPALQQWTGGTGSFVFADTTRIVSSTAHASALASTSEVFADDLRALSGLTVARSTGTTADLRAGDIFLSLGSTDSQLGAEGYALTVTDRITISARDDRGAFYGTRTVLQLLKQASSIPRGTARDWPLKPERGLMVDNGRKYFTPQWLRDHVKELAYLKMNYFHLHLSDDKGFRIESSSHPEIVSTQHLTKQEVRDLIALAARYKITIVPEIDAPGHMTPILAAHPELKLVSRTGVVQDSYIDLSLPAAYALIKDLYDEYLALFPGPYFHIGADEYHVDYSAHPQLEQYAKAAYGADAIGKDAYLGFINWADGIVRAAGKTTRAWNDGIGGGVAVAVNTDVIIEFWYNYGKSPQAHIDAGHLISNESWSPTYYVLSAGGPGGPSSQWGYDTWNPDLFQGDQTITTASKSKNLGSKIHVWCDYPEVATEERVASDIKQGLRMLAQQTWGSPKLVTPWSNFVPVINTIGRNPAWTTSVQVGNLAANKPVTVSSAETANLLGANAVDGDYFSRWSSNYTDNEWITVDLGTARQIGRVTLSWETAYGSGYKIQTSNDAATWTTIYTTTSADGGTDDLTGLSGSGRYVRMQGTARATQYGFSLYEFEVYAPTGV, encoded by the coding sequence GTGAGACTCCTGCGATTGTTCTCCTGCGGCGTGCTGACCGCGCTCGTCGCCCTGGTGCTCACCGTTTCGGTTTCGGCCGGCCCGGTTGCGGCGAAGCCGGCGGCGAATCCGAAGCCCCTGACCATCCCCGCACTGCAGCAATGGACCGGCGGTACAGGCTCGTTCGTGTTCGCCGACACCACGCGGATCGTGTCGTCGACCGCACACGCTTCGGCCCTGGCGTCGACCAGTGAGGTGTTCGCCGATGACCTGCGGGCCTTGTCGGGCCTTACGGTCGCCCGATCGACCGGCACCACCGCCGACCTGCGGGCCGGTGACATCTTCCTGTCGCTCGGCTCGACCGACAGCCAGCTCGGCGCCGAGGGTTACGCGCTCACCGTCACCGACAGGATCACCATCAGCGCTCGCGACGACCGGGGTGCGTTCTACGGCACCCGGACCGTGCTTCAACTGCTCAAGCAGGCGTCGTCGATCCCGCGGGGTACGGCGCGGGACTGGCCGCTCAAGCCGGAGCGCGGTCTCATGGTGGACAACGGGCGCAAGTACTTCACGCCGCAGTGGCTGCGGGATCACGTGAAGGAACTGGCCTATCTGAAGATGAATTACTTCCACCTGCACCTGTCGGACGACAAGGGCTTCCGGATCGAGAGCAGTTCGCACCCGGAGATCGTGTCGACGCAGCATCTGACGAAGCAGGAGGTGCGGGACCTCATCGCGCTCGCGGCGCGGTACAAGATCACGATCGTGCCCGAGATCGACGCGCCGGGCCACATGACCCCGATCCTGGCCGCCCACCCCGAGCTGAAGCTGGTCAGCCGTACCGGCGTGGTGCAGGACTCGTATATCGACCTCTCCCTACCCGCGGCATACGCGCTGATCAAGGACCTGTACGACGAGTACCTGGCGCTGTTCCCCGGCCCGTACTTCCACATCGGCGCCGACGAGTACCACGTCGACTACAGTGCTCACCCGCAGCTGGAGCAGTACGCCAAGGCCGCCTACGGCGCCGACGCCATCGGCAAGGACGCCTACCTCGGCTTCATCAACTGGGCCGATGGGATCGTCCGCGCTGCCGGCAAGACCACCCGCGCCTGGAACGACGGCATCGGCGGCGGCGTCGCGGTCGCCGTCAACACCGACGTCATCATCGAGTTCTGGTACAACTACGGCAAGTCGCCGCAGGCGCACATCGACGCCGGGCACCTGATCTCCAACGAGAGCTGGAGTCCCACGTACTACGTGCTCTCTGCCGGCGGCCCGGGCGGCCCGTCCAGCCAGTGGGGCTACGACACGTGGAACCCCGACCTGTTCCAGGGCGATCAGACCATCACCACCGCGTCGAAGTCCAAGAACCTCGGCTCGAAGATCCACGTCTGGTGCGACTACCCCGAGGTGGCCACCGAGGAGCGCGTCGCCTCCGACATCAAGCAGGGGCTGCGGATGCTGGCCCAACAGACCTGGGGCTCGCCGAAGCTGGTGACTCCCTGGTCGAACTTCGTCCCGGTGATCAACACGATCGGCCGCAACCCCGCCTGGACGACGTCCGTCCAGGTCGGCAACCTCGCCGCGAACAAGCCGGTCACCGTCTCCAGCGCCGAGACGGCGAACCTGCTCGGCGCGAACGCGGTGGACGGTGACTACTTCTCACGCTGGTCCAGCAACTACACCGACAACGAGTGGATCACCGTGGACCTCGGAACGGCCCGGCAGATCGGCCGCGTCACGTTGTCCTGGGAGACGGCGTACGGCTCGGGCTACAAGATCCAGACGTCGAACGACGCCGCCACATGGACGACCATCTACACCACCACTTCGGCGGACGGCGGCACCGACGACCTGACCGGCCTCTCCGGCTCCGGCCGCTACGTCCGCATGCAGGGAACGGCGCGGGCGACGCAGTACGGCTTCTCGCTGTACGAGTTCGAGGTCTACGCGCCCACCGGGGTCTAG
- a CDS encoding SpoIIE family protein phosphatase: MEGLPFTPPAGADEGGHVGPPPAAFALLAADGVLVGWSREAEALLGYPAAQVLGRQAADLLVTSPADRDGPEERPPDQQPRFGGTRSAVVDARHRSGHTVRLSVTLSPLIPASDGDPTGLAPSAVLMATELEGLRWWETRQAMLQGLVTQSPVTLAIYGPGARLLWANASSVRELGGDLTASLGRSMTELFPGDVLTTQHQESPEEFVQQILETGEPVIDVHFRGRAPADPRRERVWSSSYFRLLDGRGEPVGVCEQSIDVTDHYRAQQRLALLAEAGARIGETLDPSRTAAELAKVAVPQYADAVLVDVAAEVLEGEEPKPATEWGLVRMADSDGEPSRVGERVAYAVGSAQAEGLTGGRTTADAVVAPTRLYVPLIVRGTPLGLVTFVRGDDSEPFDDGDRAVAEELASRTAVCIDNARRYRRERTAAFMLQRSLLPRSLPELSAVEAASRYLPADSHLGAGGDWFDVIPLSGARVGLVVGDVVGHGLGAAATMGRLRAMVRTLAELDLAPDELLARLNDQVGKDASDQNVKGSEDSGAVGATCVYGIYDPASRTSTWAAAGHLPPAVVQPHGPVSFLRLPPGPPLGVGRLPYEGAEVALAPGSMVVLFTDGLVEARGQGVDVGLARLAAVLGEQRGSSSDLLCAQIVAELASDHVRDDATLLVVRTRALDTRQVAAWELPSDPALVARARSMAAEQLGRWGLDDLVFTTELVVSELVTNAIRHASGPIGLRLIRDRSLICEVSDSQHTSPHARYAGNDEEGGRGLFMVAQLTEHWGTRYMPTGKTIWAEQALPVP, encoded by the coding sequence ATGGAAGGGCTACCTTTCACTCCTCCCGCCGGGGCGGACGAAGGCGGGCACGTCGGCCCGCCCCCGGCCGCTTTCGCCCTGCTGGCCGCAGACGGAGTGCTCGTCGGGTGGAGTCGTGAGGCCGAGGCCCTCCTGGGCTATCCCGCCGCTCAGGTACTGGGACGCCAGGCGGCGGACCTGCTCGTCACCTCGCCCGCCGATCGCGACGGACCGGAAGAGCGGCCGCCCGATCAGCAGCCGCGGTTCGGTGGGACACGCAGTGCCGTCGTGGACGCGCGCCACCGCAGCGGACACACCGTCCGTCTCTCGGTGACTCTGAGTCCCCTGATCCCCGCCTCCGACGGGGACCCCACCGGCCTGGCCCCCTCCGCCGTCCTCATGGCAACCGAGCTGGAGGGGCTGCGCTGGTGGGAGACCCGACAGGCGATGCTGCAGGGGCTCGTGACCCAGTCGCCGGTGACCCTGGCCATCTACGGCCCCGGCGCGCGCCTCTTGTGGGCCAACGCCTCAAGTGTCCGGGAGCTCGGCGGCGACCTCACGGCATCGCTGGGCCGCTCCATGACCGAACTCTTTCCCGGCGACGTCCTCACCACCCAGCATCAGGAGTCGCCCGAGGAGTTCGTCCAGCAGATCCTCGAGACCGGTGAGCCGGTCATCGACGTGCACTTCCGAGGGCGCGCCCCGGCCGACCCGCGGCGCGAGCGCGTCTGGTCCTCGTCCTATTTCCGCCTCCTCGACGGCCGGGGCGAGCCGGTGGGCGTGTGCGAACAGTCCATCGACGTCACCGACCACTACCGTGCGCAGCAGCGCCTCGCGCTCCTCGCGGAGGCCGGTGCACGGATCGGGGAGACGCTCGACCCGTCCAGAACGGCAGCCGAGCTCGCCAAGGTCGCCGTGCCGCAGTACGCCGACGCCGTACTGGTCGACGTGGCGGCCGAGGTGCTCGAGGGGGAGGAGCCGAAGCCTGCCACGGAATGGGGCCTGGTCCGCATGGCCGATTCCGACGGAGAACCCTCCCGGGTGGGCGAGCGGGTCGCGTACGCCGTCGGATCGGCGCAGGCCGAGGGCCTGACCGGGGGGCGTACGACCGCGGACGCCGTGGTCGCGCCGACACGACTGTACGTTCCGCTGATCGTGCGGGGGACGCCCTTGGGCCTTGTCACCTTCGTGCGGGGCGACGACTCGGAACCCTTCGACGACGGCGATCGGGCGGTGGCGGAGGAGCTGGCGTCGCGGACCGCCGTGTGCATCGACAACGCCCGGCGGTACCGCCGGGAGCGCACCGCCGCGTTCATGCTCCAGCGCAGTCTGCTGCCACGGTCGCTGCCCGAGCTGAGCGCGGTCGAGGCGGCCAGTCGCTACCTGCCGGCCGACAGCCACCTCGGCGCCGGCGGGGACTGGTTCGACGTCATCCCGCTGTCCGGCGCACGTGTCGGACTCGTCGTGGGGGACGTCGTCGGCCACGGGCTGGGAGCCGCTGCCACCATGGGGCGCTTGCGCGCCATGGTGCGCACCCTCGCCGAGCTGGACCTCGCGCCCGACGAACTCCTGGCCCGGCTGAACGACCAGGTCGGCAAGGACGCGTCGGACCAGAACGTGAAGGGCTCGGAGGACAGTGGCGCCGTCGGAGCGACGTGCGTCTACGGGATCTACGATCCGGCTTCCCGTACGAGTACCTGGGCGGCCGCGGGACACCTTCCGCCGGCTGTGGTGCAGCCGCACGGTCCTGTCAGCTTCCTTCGTCTGCCACCGGGTCCTCCGCTGGGCGTGGGACGGCTTCCGTACGAGGGCGCGGAAGTGGCGCTCGCCCCGGGAAGCATGGTCGTCCTGTTCACCGACGGCCTCGTGGAGGCCCGGGGGCAGGGCGTCGACGTGGGGTTGGCCCGCTTGGCGGCTGTACTCGGGGAGCAGCGGGGATCGTCGTCCGACCTGTTGTGCGCCCAGATCGTCGCGGAGCTGGCGTCGGACCATGTGCGGGACGACGCGACGCTCCTTGTCGTGCGTACCCGTGCGCTGGACACTCGCCAGGTGGCGGCCTGGGAGCTGCCCTCGGACCCCGCGCTCGTCGCACGCGCACGGTCGATGGCCGCCGAACAGCTCGGGCGGTGGGGACTGGACGATCTGGTCTTCACCACGGAGCTGGTGGTCAGCGAACTGGTCACCAACGCGATCCGTCACGCCTCCGGCCCGATCGGTCTGCGCCTGATCCGGGACCGTTCTCTCATCTGCGAGGTCTCCGACTCGCAGCACACCTCACCGCACGCCCGCTACGCCGGCAACGACGAGGAGGGCGGACGTGGACTGTTCATGGTCGCCCAGCTCACCGAGCACTGGGGTACGCGTTACATGCCGACAGGCAAGACGATCTGGGCGGAACAGGCCTTGCCCGTGCCGTGA
- a CDS encoding ATP-binding protein: MPTPASPAAVRTNTPGLSPNAIPHQPGPGLHGTRRAVSVMAATAEAVPALRHFARDTARRWNLDGRADEALAVVVTELVANVVRHSGSPDVAVLLTAGDRTVTVQVHDRGRWRTRLPGDGVEACCGRGMDLVGAYTTDCAVVRTAGGTRVAATLASGADRSGADYSFG, translated from the coding sequence ATGCCCACCCCCGCCTCCCCCGCAGCCGTGCGGACCAACACACCCGGCCTCTCGCCGAACGCCATCCCCCACCAGCCCGGCCCAGGCCTCCACGGCACACGGCGGGCCGTGTCCGTCATGGCCGCGACGGCGGAGGCGGTCCCTGCGCTCCGGCACTTCGCCAGGGACACGGCCCGCCGATGGAACCTGGACGGCCGGGCCGACGAGGCCCTGGCCGTCGTCGTCACCGAACTCGTCGCCAACGTGGTCCGCCACAGCGGCAGCCCCGACGTCGCCGTGCTCCTCACGGCCGGCGACCGGACGGTCACGGTCCAGGTCCACGACCGCGGCCGGTGGCGCACCCGCCTCCCCGGCGACGGCGTCGAGGCGTGCTGCGGCCGCGGCATGGACCTGGTCGGGGCCTACACCACGGACTGCGCGGTCGTCCGCACGGCAGGCGGCACACGCGTGGCCGCGACGCTCGCCTCGGGCGCCGACCGCTCCGGCGCCGACTACTCCTTCGGCTGA
- a CDS encoding TetR/AcrR family transcriptional regulator has protein sequence MSTRGSRGPYTKTAARRQEILDAALAAYAEAGSRGVSVRDIAQRVGMTDAGVLHHFGSREALLTAVVEARDTAALAAYTPETVLWRTELLAENAATPGLVKLFLDIAAAAADPDHPGHAFFTERYRGLRQQIAALLLAGPPAGTEDAGPESARDADWAARILLAATDGLQLQWLLEPSIDMAGDIGRLRDVLLEALREDGGAGPGPAPQPKE, from the coding sequence GTGAGTACACGCGGGTCCCGGGGGCCTTACACCAAGACCGCCGCCAGGCGACAGGAGATCCTCGACGCCGCCCTCGCGGCCTACGCCGAAGCCGGCAGTCGAGGGGTGTCGGTGCGGGACATCGCCCAACGGGTGGGGATGACCGACGCGGGCGTGCTGCACCACTTCGGCAGCCGTGAGGCGCTGCTCACCGCCGTCGTCGAAGCGCGCGACACCGCCGCCTTGGCGGCGTACACCCCGGAGACCGTGCTGTGGCGGACCGAGCTGCTCGCCGAGAACGCCGCCACGCCCGGCCTGGTCAAACTGTTCCTGGACATCGCGGCCGCGGCCGCGGACCCGGACCATCCGGGACACGCCTTCTTCACCGAGCGCTACCGGGGGCTGCGGCAGCAGATCGCGGCCCTGTTGCTCGCCGGTCCGCCCGCGGGGACGGAGGACGCCGGCCCCGAGTCCGCGCGCGACGCCGACTGGGCCGCCCGGATCCTGCTCGCCGCGACGGACGGCCTCCAGCTCCAGTGGCTGCTCGAGCCCTCCATCGACATGGCCGGCGACATCGGGCGGCTGCGCGACGTGCTGCTGGAGGCCCTGCGCGAGGACGGTGGCGCGGGGCCGGGCCCCGCACCTCAGCCGAAGGAGTAG
- a CDS encoding peptidoglycan-binding protein, which translates to MIPIGTTLPASRVSAPRLPVARAALVLFAALVALLAPSAPAHALDSTTWLQRNLAGIGYLPYSGIDGVYGSQTSTAVRSFQHDNGLAEDGDYGSRTELALHNKVMEVQRKVGTTADGAYGDGTKSKVTAWQQANGLSADGITGPATMNAMHVARTVKITAQWKITEHGWSVSGQFDCLDNLWIRESTWKVYATNPSSGAYGIPQALPGDKMAVAGADWQTNPATQIEWGLDYIKSRYGTPCVAWSFWQSHNWY; encoded by the coding sequence GTGATACCCATCGGTACGACCCTTCCGGCCTCCCGGGTGTCGGCCCCCCGGCTGCCCGTCGCCCGCGCGGCACTCGTGCTGTTCGCCGCCCTGGTCGCCCTGCTGGCGCCCTCGGCCCCCGCACACGCCCTGGACTCCACCACCTGGCTCCAGCGCAATCTCGCGGGGATCGGCTACCTGCCGTACAGCGGCATCGACGGCGTCTACGGCTCCCAGACCAGCACCGCGGTCCGTTCCTTCCAGCACGACAACGGACTGGCCGAGGACGGCGACTACGGCAGTCGCACCGAACTCGCCCTGCACAACAAGGTGATGGAGGTACAGCGCAAGGTCGGCACGACCGCCGACGGCGCCTACGGCGACGGCACCAAGTCCAAGGTGACGGCCTGGCAGCAGGCGAACGGCCTGTCCGCCGACGGCATCACCGGCCCCGCGACCATGAACGCGATGCACGTCGCCCGCACCGTGAAGATCACCGCCCAGTGGAAGATCACCGAGCACGGCTGGTCCGTGAGCGGCCAGTTCGACTGCCTGGACAACCTCTGGATCCGCGAGAGCACCTGGAAGGTGTACGCCACGAATCCCTCGTCCGGCGCCTACGGCATCCCGCAGGCCCTGCCCGGCGACAAGATGGCCGTAGCGGGAGCGGACTGGCAGACCAACCCGGCCACCCAGATCGAGTGGGGCCTCGACTACATCAAGTCGCGGTACGGCACCCCGTGCGTGGCGTGGTCCTTCTGGCAGTCCCACAACTGGTACTAG